The Streptomyces aurantiacus genome includes a region encoding these proteins:
- a CDS encoding FadR/GntR family transcriptional regulator, translated as MDESPARAATTAPQKGTVTQRAIDQIKAMIGEGRLEPGARLPTERDLASQLGISRSSMREAIRALTVLGVLEARHGSGIYVTQLEAGDLLETFGVVADLSRGPRLVELLEVRRILESTATALAAARITADQLAEVEKHLTAMNATDDPEEILSHDLAFHRAIGAAAGNDTMAAILEGLSSRTFRARVWRGYQEEGAFERTRREHAAIHRALVARDPEAARAAAAAHVGEVEQWLRTQLQP; from the coding sequence GTGGACGAGAGCCCGGCCCGGGCCGCGACGACGGCCCCGCAGAAAGGGACCGTGACGCAGCGCGCCATAGACCAGATCAAGGCGATGATCGGCGAGGGCCGTCTGGAGCCCGGCGCGCGACTGCCGACCGAGCGCGATCTGGCGTCGCAGCTGGGCATCTCGCGCAGCTCCATGCGCGAGGCGATCCGGGCGCTCACGGTGCTGGGCGTGCTGGAGGCCCGGCACGGCTCCGGGATCTACGTCACCCAGCTGGAGGCCGGCGATCTGCTGGAGACGTTCGGCGTGGTCGCGGACCTCTCCCGGGGCCCACGGCTCGTCGAGCTCCTCGAAGTGCGGCGCATCCTGGAGTCGACGGCGACGGCACTCGCGGCCGCACGGATCACCGCCGACCAACTGGCCGAGGTGGAGAAGCACTTGACGGCCATGAACGCGACGGACGACCCGGAGGAGATCCTCTCCCACGACCTCGCCTTCCATCGCGCCATCGGCGCCGCCGCGGGCAACGACACGATGGCGGCCATCCTGGAGGGCCTCTCCTCGCGCACGTTCCGTGCCCGGGTCTGGCGCGGCTACCAGGAGGAGGGTGCGTTCGAGCGGACCCGCCGGGAGCATGCGGCGATCCACCGCGCGCTCGTCGCCCGCGATCCGGAGGCCGCCCGGGCGGCCGCGGCTGCCCATGTGGGCGAGGTGGAGCAGTGGCTTCGGACCCAGCTCCAGCCCTGA